A genomic window from Longimicrobium sp. includes:
- a CDS encoding YggT family protein: MIVIYHFLSVLEILIIARVIVSWVASPVSRNPVVQFIRAVTDSILEPIRSILPRTGMFDLSPMVAIFALQLLKSLLGGMIW; the protein is encoded by the coding sequence GTGATCGTGATCTATCATTTCCTCTCCGTGCTGGAGATCCTGATCATCGCGCGGGTGATCGTGTCGTGGGTGGCGAGCCCCGTCAGCCGCAACCCGGTGGTGCAGTTCATCCGCGCGGTGACGGACTCGATCCTGGAGCCGATCCGCTCCATCCTGCCGCGCACGGGGATGTTCGACCTGTCGCCGATGGTGGCGATCTTCGCCCTCCAACTGCTGAAGAGCCTTCTCGGCGGCATGATCTGGTAG